In one window of Brenneria goodwinii DNA:
- the potI gene encoding putrescine ABC transporter permease PotI, translating into MNNLPVVRSPWRILILVLCFTFLYAPMLMLVVYSFNSSRLVTVWAGWSTRWYVELFHNSEMISAVALSLTIAAASATMAVILGSLAAVVMVRFGRFRGANGFAFMLTAPLVMPDVITGLSLLLLFVALGHALGWPSERGMLTIWLAHVTFCTAYVSVVIAARLRELDRSIEEAALDLGAGPVKVFFVITVPMIAPALISGWLLAFTLSLDDLVIASFVSGPGATTLPMLVFSSVRMGVNPQINALASLILLVVGVIGFIAWRFMARAEKQRQHDLQRAGRG; encoded by the coding sequence ATGAACAATCTACCCGTCGTACGCTCTCCCTGGCGCATTCTGATCCTGGTGTTGTGTTTCACCTTCCTGTACGCGCCGATGCTGATGCTGGTGGTGTACTCGTTCAACAGCTCCAGGCTGGTGACCGTGTGGGCGGGCTGGTCTACGCGCTGGTATGTCGAACTGTTTCATAACTCGGAGATGATCAGCGCCGTGGCGCTGAGTTTGACCATCGCCGCCGCCTCCGCCACGATGGCGGTGATACTGGGATCGCTGGCGGCGGTGGTGATGGTGCGCTTCGGCCGTTTCCGCGGCGCCAATGGCTTCGCCTTCATGCTGACGGCGCCGCTGGTAATGCCGGACGTGATTACCGGCCTGTCCCTGCTGCTGCTGTTCGTGGCGCTGGGGCATGCGCTGGGCTGGCCGTCGGAGCGGGGCATGCTGACTATCTGGCTGGCGCACGTCACCTTCTGTACCGCCTATGTGTCGGTGGTGATCGCTGCCCGTCTGCGCGAACTGGATCGCTCCATCGAAGAGGCGGCCCTGGATCTCGGCGCGGGGCCGGTGAAGGTATTCTTCGTGATCACCGTGCCGATGATCGCGCCGGCGCTGATTTCGGGCTGGCTGCTGGCGTTCACCCTGTCTCTTGACGATCTGGTGATCGCCAGCTTCGTCTCCGGGCCGGGCGCGACGACGCTGCCGATGCTGGTCTTTTCCAGCGTGCGCATGGGGGTGAACCCGCAGATCAACGCCCTGGCGTCGCTGATTCTGCTGGTCGTCGGCGTTATCGGTTTTATCGCCTGGCGGTTTATGGCCAGAGCGGAAAAACAGCGGCAGCACGATCTGCAGAGGGCCGGACGAGGCTGA
- the pyrG gene encoding glutamine hydrolyzing CTP synthase has protein sequence MTTNYIFVTGGVVSSLGKGIAAASLAAILEARGLNVTIMKLDPYINVDPGTMSPTQHGEVFVTEDGAETDLDLGHYERFIRTKMSRRNNFTTGRIYSDVLRKERRGDYLGATIQVIPHITNAIKERILEGGEGHDVVLVEIGGTVGDIESLPFLEAIRQMAVEVGREHTLFMHLTLVPYLAAAGEVKTKPTQHSVKELLSIGIQPDVLICRSDRTVPANERAKIALFCNVPEKAVISLKDIDSIYKIPALLKSQGLDDYICKRFSLNCQEANLSEWEQVVYEEANPGGEVTIGMIGKYVALPDAYKSVIEALKHGGLKNRLTVNIKLIDSQDVETRGVEILKDLDAILIPGGFGYRGVEGKVMAARYARENNVPYLGICLGMQVALMEFARNVVGMEGANSTEFVPDCKYPVIALITEWRDEDGNIEVRSEDSDLGGTMRVGGQQCHLAEGSLVRQLYGEPTIVERHRHRYEVNNMLLKQIEAAGLRVAGLSADRRLVEIIELPDHPWFVACQFHPEFTSTPRDGHPLFAGFVKAAGAYQKRQVK, from the coding sequence ATGACAACTAATTATATTTTTGTGACCGGCGGGGTCGTCTCCTCTCTGGGTAAAGGCATTGCCGCAGCCTCACTGGCGGCTATTCTCGAAGCCCGTGGCCTCAACGTTACCATCATGAAACTGGACCCGTATATCAACGTGGATCCGGGCACGATGAGCCCGACACAGCACGGCGAAGTGTTCGTCACTGAGGACGGCGCGGAAACCGATCTCGATCTGGGTCACTACGAGCGTTTCATCCGCACCAAGATGTCTCGCCGTAATAACTTCACCACTGGTCGAATCTACTCTGATGTACTGCGTAAAGAGCGTCGTGGCGACTACCTGGGCGCCACGATTCAGGTTATTCCCCATATTACTAATGCGATCAAAGAACGCATCCTTGAAGGCGGCGAAGGGCATGATGTGGTGCTGGTTGAAATCGGCGGAACCGTCGGTGACATCGAATCCCTGCCGTTCCTTGAGGCGATTCGCCAGATGGCGGTTGAAGTGGGTCGCGAGCATACGTTGTTTATGCATCTGACGTTGGTGCCTTATCTGGCCGCGGCCGGCGAAGTAAAAACCAAACCAACCCAGCATTCGGTAAAAGAGCTGCTTTCCATCGGTATTCAGCCGGATGTTCTAATCTGCCGCTCCGATCGTACCGTGCCTGCCAATGAGCGCGCAAAGATTGCTTTATTCTGTAATGTGCCGGAAAAAGCAGTAATCTCCCTTAAAGATATTGATTCCATTTATAAAATCCCGGCGCTATTGAAATCTCAGGGCCTGGACGATTATATTTGTAAACGATTCAGCTTGAACTGTCAGGAAGCGAACCTGTCAGAGTGGGAACAGGTCGTTTACGAAGAAGCCAATCCGGGTGGTGAAGTGACCATCGGCATGATCGGCAAATATGTCGCATTGCCTGATGCTTATAAGTCCGTCATTGAAGCGCTTAAGCATGGCGGACTGAAAAACCGCCTGACAGTGAACATCAAGCTTATCGACTCGCAGGATGTTGAAACCCGCGGCGTCGAAATATTGAAAGACCTGGATGCTATCCTAATCCCTGGGGGATTTGGTTATCGTGGCGTTGAAGGTAAGGTCATGGCGGCGCGTTATGCCCGCGAAAATAATGTTCCTTATCTGGGCATCTGTCTGGGAATGCAGGTCGCGCTGATGGAATTTGCCCGTAATGTCGTCGGTATGGAAGGGGCAAACTCGACGGAGTTTGTGCCAGACTGTAAGTACCCGGTGATTGCGCTTATCACGGAATGGCGTGATGAGGATGGCAATATCGAAGTTCGCAGTGAAGATAGCGATTTGGGCGGCACCATGCGCGTCGGCGGGCAACAATGCCATCTGGCCGAAGGCAGCCTGGTGCGCCAGCTCTACGGCGAACCGACGATCGTTGAACGTCACCGCCATCGTTATGAAGTCAACAATATGCTGTTGAAGCAGATTGAAGCGGCGGGATTGCGTGTAGCGGGTCTTTCCGCCGATCGCAGACTGGTGGAGATCATCGAATTACCCGATCATCCATGGTTCGTGGCTTGTCAGTTCCACCCGGAATTCACATCGACGCCGCGTGATGGACACCCGTTGTTTGCCGGCTTTGTAAAAGCTGCCGGCGCGTACCAAAAGCGCCAGGTGAAGTAA
- the eno gene encoding phosphopyruvate hydratase, translating to MSKIVKVIGREIIDSRGNPTVEAEVHLDGGFVGLAAAPSGASTGSREALELRDGDKSRFLGKGVTKAVAAVNGPLAQAILGKDAKDQANIDKIMIDLDGTENKSKFGANAILAVSLAVAKAAAASKGLPLYAHIAELNGTPGQYSMPLPMMNIINGGEHADNNVDIQEFMIQPVGAKTVKEAIRIGSEVFHNLAKVLKAKGMSTAVGDEGGYAPNLESNAAALAAIKEAVEKAGYVLGKDVTLAMDCAASEFYNKETGNYELKGEGKTFTSQEFTHYLEGLTKEYPIVSIEDGLNESDWDGFAYQTKVLGDKIQLVGDDLFVTNTKILKEGIDKGIANSILIKFNQIGSLTETLAAIKMAKDAGYTAVISHRSGETEDATIADLAVGTAAGQIKTGSMSRSDRVAKYNQLIRIEEALGAKAPFNGRKEIKGQA from the coding sequence ATGTCCAAAATTGTTAAAGTCATCGGTCGTGAAATCATCGACTCACGCGGAAATCCAACTGTTGAAGCTGAAGTGCATCTAGACGGCGGTTTTGTTGGTCTGGCTGCCGCGCCATCAGGGGCTTCCACGGGTTCTCGCGAAGCGCTGGAACTGCGTGACGGTGACAAATCCCGTTTTCTGGGCAAAGGCGTAACTAAAGCCGTTGCCGCAGTAAACGGCCCGCTGGCTCAGGCTATCCTGGGCAAAGACGCGAAAGATCAGGCGAACATCGATAAAATCATGATCGACCTGGACGGGACTGAAAACAAATCCAAATTCGGCGCTAACGCCATTCTGGCCGTTTCTCTGGCTGTTGCCAAAGCTGCCGCCGCTTCCAAAGGCCTGCCGCTGTATGCTCACATCGCTGAACTGAACGGCACCCCGGGTCAGTACTCTATGCCTCTGCCGATGATGAACATCATCAACGGCGGCGAACACGCCGACAACAACGTCGACATTCAGGAATTCATGATTCAGCCTGTTGGCGCGAAAACGGTTAAAGAAGCGATCCGTATCGGTTCCGAAGTGTTCCATAACCTGGCTAAAGTTCTGAAAGCCAAAGGCATGAGCACCGCGGTAGGCGACGAAGGCGGCTATGCGCCTAACCTGGAATCCAACGCTGCCGCGCTGGCCGCCATCAAAGAAGCGGTGGAAAAAGCCGGTTACGTGCTGGGTAAAGACGTTACTCTGGCTATGGACTGCGCAGCTTCCGAATTCTATAACAAAGAAACCGGTAACTATGAACTGAAAGGCGAAGGTAAAACCTTCACTTCTCAGGAATTCACTCATTACCTGGAAGGCCTGACCAAAGAATACCCGATCGTTTCCATCGAAGATGGCCTGAACGAATCCGATTGGGACGGTTTTGCTTACCAGACTAAAGTTCTGGGCGACAAAATCCAGCTGGTTGGCGACGATCTGTTCGTAACCAATACCAAGATCCTGAAAGAAGGTATCGACAAAGGTATCGCTAACTCCATCCTGATCAAATTCAACCAGATCGGTTCTCTGACCGAAACCCTGGCTGCCATCAAGATGGCGAAAGATGCCGGCTACACTGCCGTTATCTCTCACCGTTCCGGCGAAACCGAAGACGCCACCATCGCCGACCTGGCGGTAGGTACAGCGGCCGGCCAGATCAAAACCGGTTCCATGAGCCGTTCTGACCGTGTTGCTAAATACAACCAGCTGATTCGTATCGAAGAAGCGCTGGGCGCTAAAGCACCGTTCAACGGTCGTAAAGAAATCAAAGGTCAGGCTTAA
- a CDS encoding IS4 family transposase, which yields MQIAQALNLVSCYDSTRNPLTSLGEFLDPELIARCLTESGTVTLRKRRLPLEMMVWCVVGMALERKEPLHQIVNRLDIMLPGNRPFVAPSAVIQARQRLGSDAVRRVFTQTAQLWHASVTHPHWCGLTLLAVDGVVWRTQDTPENDAAFPRQHFGGQPGAYPQVKMVCQMELTSHLLTAAAFGTMKESEYTLAEQLISQTGDNTLTLFDKGYYSLGLLDAWSRGGTERHWMIPLKKGAQYEEIRRLGKGDSLITLKTSPQSRKKWPELNKAITARLLTLSRKGKTYYLLTSMTDAMRYPGGEMTELYSHRWEIELGYREIKQTMQQSRLTLRSKKPELVEQELWGVLLAYNLVRYQMINMAASLKGYWPNQLSFSGSCGLVMRMLMTLQGASPGRIPELMRDMESMAQLVKLPGRRERAYPRVVKERPWKYPKPQSKTASQLLN from the coding sequence ATGCAAATTGCTCAGGCTCTCAACCTGGTATCCTGTTACGACTCCACCCGTAACCCATTGACATCTCTAGGCGAGTTTCTTGACCCGGAATTGATTGCCCGTTGTCTGACCGAATCCGGTACGGTCACCCTGCGCAAGCGTCGTCTTCCTCTGGAAATGATGGTCTGGTGCGTTGTCGGCATGGCGCTTGAACGTAAAGAACCGCTTCATCAGATTGTCAACCGACTGGATATCATGTTGCCCGGTAATCGCCCCTTCGTTGCCCCCAGCGCCGTGATTCAGGCTCGCCAGCGGCTGGGAAGTGACGCTGTCCGGCGTGTTTTTACACAGACTGCGCAACTGTGGCACGCCTCAGTCACTCATCCGCACTGGTGTGGACTGACATTGTTGGCTGTGGATGGCGTGGTCTGGAGAACTCAGGATACGCCAGAAAATGACGCGGCGTTCCCCCGACAGCATTTTGGTGGTCAGCCCGGGGCTTATCCTCAGGTGAAAATGGTTTGCCAGATGGAGCTGACCAGTCATCTTCTTACCGCTGCCGCCTTCGGCACGATGAAAGAAAGCGAGTATACGCTGGCAGAGCAGCTTATAAGCCAGACGGGTGACAATACGCTGACGCTGTTCGATAAGGGGTATTACTCACTGGGATTACTTGATGCCTGGAGCCGCGGGGGGACAGAGCGTCACTGGATGATACCGCTGAAGAAGGGCGCTCAGTACGAGGAAATCCGGCGGTTGGGTAAAGGTGATAGTCTAATTACCCTCAAGACCTCGCCTCAGTCGAGAAAAAAATGGCCGGAACTGAATAAAGCGATAACGGCCCGACTGCTGACATTGAGCCGCAAGGGGAAAACGTATTATCTGCTGACATCGATGACGGATGCGATGCGTTATCCGGGTGGGGAGATGACGGAGCTGTACAGCCATCGGTGGGAAATCGAACTGGGCTATCGTGAAATCAAGCAGACAATGCAGCAAAGCAGGCTGACGCTTAGAAGTAAAAAGCCGGAGTTGGTTGAGCAGGAACTGTGGGGAGTGCTGCTGGCCTACAATCTGGTCAGGTATCAGATGATAAACATGGCGGCGAGTCTGAAAGGTTACTGGCCAAATCAGTTGAGCTTCTCGGGATCATGTGGCCTGGTCATGCGGATGTTGATGACATTACAGGGAGCCTCGCCGGGTCGCATCCCTGAACTTATGCGGGATATGGAAAGCATGGCGCAGTTGGTCAAACTGCCGGGAAGGCGGGAAAGAGCCTATCCCCGAGTGGTGAAAGAAAGGCCCTGGAAATATCCAAAGCCTCAAAGTAAAACTGCCAGTCAGTTGCTTAACTGA